One segment of Cynocephalus volans isolate mCynVol1 chromosome 8, mCynVol1.pri, whole genome shotgun sequence DNA contains the following:
- the C8H1orf50 gene encoding uncharacterized protein C1orf50 homolog — MEGAAAPRQTEGVTESQGVQSAAGQGGGLVELTPTPGGLALVSPYHTHRAGDPLDLVALAEQVQKADEFIRANAINKLTVVAEQIQHLQEQARKVLEDARRDADLHHVACNMVKKPGNIYYLYKRENGQQYFSIISPKEWGASCPHDFLGAYKLQHDLSWTPYEDIEKQDAKISIMDKLLSQPVALPPCTEPNFQGLTH; from the exons ATGGAGGGCGCTGCAGCACCGCGGCAGACGGAGGGGGTCACTGAAAGTCAAGGAGTGCAGTCGGCGGCTGGTCAGGGAG GAGGCCTGGTGGAGCTCACCCCTACCCCCGGCGGCCTGGCCTTGGTGAGCCCCTACCACACCCACCGGGCTGGGGACCCCTTAGACCTCGTGGCGCTCGCAGAGCAGGTGCAGAAG GCTGATGAATTCATCCGAGCAAATGCCATCAACAAGCTGACGGTCGTAGCTGAACAAATCCAACATTTGCAAGAACAAGCCAGGAAG GTACTGGAAGATGCTCGCAGAGATGCTGACTTGCACCATGTAGCTTGTAATATGGTGAAAAAACCTGGTAACATTTACTACCTTTATAAACGGGAGAATGGTCAgcaatatttttccattatttctccAAAG GAATGGGGGGCAAGTTGTCCACATGACTTCCTTGGTGCCTACAAGCTACAGCATGACTTGTCTTGGACTCCATATGAGGACATTGAGAAGCAAGATGCTAAAATCAGCATAATGGACAAGTTGCTAAGCCAGCCAGTGGCCCTGCCTCCATGCACTGAACCCAACTTCCAGGGACTGACTCACTGA